In Equus caballus isolate H_3958 breed thoroughbred chromosome 22, TB-T2T, whole genome shotgun sequence, the sequence aaaaaaaaatctttgtttcagCATTCCAGGTGCAGTGCCCACTTGTCTCCTCTAGGCTTTCCTCTGTAACTGCAGTGTTTGGGAGAGCCTCTGGACAATTGAGAATTTATGGCTTTGTACAAGCATACCACTGTGGGGAAACTATGAAAAAATACAGATGACAGGACACTATTGTTACatcatcttttaattttaaggaGTATTTTCCTAAAGCAAAAACATTATTAATAAAATCATAGGTCTGGTCCAAGATTTCTTAGTATCTTCTGTAACATTCCACTCAGAAGGTAGAAAACCACAAAGTTCTTCCCTAAGGAAGGGTGCAAATGGAATGTAATATTGCATTACTGCACCGTATAGAATAGACTGTGAAGACAAGGAAACCCAGTTATTCCATTCCCCACCCCCTAGGATCACTTTTGCTGAAGAACTGCTCACTTAACATCCTAGGAGCTATCTTGTTGAGATCTGCTACCATGATCCAGCAGCGATCAGCCTTCTCCAGTTAACATAACAAATGTGATGTCGCCTACATCCACCCTGTGAGAAAGCTAAAAGGACAAACCCTCAGCATCACACATCAATCTATTAGAGAAATCATGCACATCATTATGTTTCTGTCAAGATCCTCtaacttaataatttttaaatagctaaaaTATAATCGAGGTCACCTGGGCACCATACCTGGAACTACACACAAACATACCCTGATCACAAATGTTCAGCCTCGTGGCAACAGCACCTACAACAGTCACGGGCATAATCACATTTTCAAACATTGAGTGAGAAGTAAACACAAGAGGGCATTTGGACAATGGCGGAGTCTTGTTCTTGGTAGCAGAAGAGAAGTGACTGGCTAAGGAAATAGGTTTATGGATAGGCATAATCTAGAATCCAAGTATCAGAATCACAGGATACTTGAAGGAGTCATAGCTATACATAGCCTAACAGACAGTCTGACATTTTATATTAGTAGTTTCttatacaaaagttaaaaaaaaaaactaacaaaaaacaacccagatcatttctttttttctttaccattttaCTTCAAGTTTGGTCATGAAATCATGACACAGTCTAGCCTAATGGTCGAGAGAAATTTTTCCAGTTGCAAGATGCCTTGCTATGGAGTCATTAATTAGTAAGCTCAAAGTGAATCCTGAATTGGATACAAAAATTTGTGAAACAATGATGatatatttctcaaaatttgaaaaacaggAGACTTAAGGCAGATGGTAACACCAAGAAGAGCCACTCAAGTATTAAAAATGGCATCCTGGAAATGGGTCATAGCAAAACCTAATTTCCTATTTCCATCATACGGGTGAAACTATTCAGTCAGTAGAGAATAGAGGGGGCTGCATGGTTAGGCTGCACCAAGGCTATTTCCCTCTGATACATCCACATAAGGAAAATGACTTTAGTACCCTATGTATGCACTTATCCCCAGCAAGACATTCTAGTCCCCTCAACCCCACTGTGTACCTGGGAAAAGATAGTAAGAATTCCTTAAGAGGTAAAGACTGAGAGGAACCTACAGGCTCACTCTGGGAAGATGTAGAAGTGTCATGGAAAAGGAGCACCACACGATGattttaacagcttttttttAACTAGAGGAATCTGTGTCATGTATACACCATAGGAAAAGTAGGGGGGCCCCTCGAAAAAGGTCATGCAGAAAAGTTAGATTCATAAGAGAATCAAACATTCAAAGTAGGCAAAAATATGGtgtatatgttttaaaacaagaaaataaaaaaataatttcaccaTGAAATGCCTTGATTTGCATGTGACTCAGTACTTATTTCATATTAACCAGATCCAATTGCTCTGATAAATCTCTATTAGATATCTCTTTCagactatctttttaaaaaatatctatttttaagcCAGAACATAAACCTACATTTGTACATCTGTGTACAAACTATCCTGCTTGGTGTCTTCACAGATCCAAGATActaaagattaataaaataattttttaaaaacctcaagtCACAGAttaacaaataatatattttctcaagTTTTCTGGATTATACTACTCAAAGTAACTTGTATTAATCTACTCTGGATTTCCAGATATAAATACTAGTCAATGGTTGATTGGCCATTAAATCAAAAGTAAAATTACTCTTAGAACTAGGTCATAGTATATGGAATGCCTTAACTTTTCTTAGTTCAAATCCTGTAATTTGACCCTAAAATACATAATCATGCCCTTTTATGTGCTTTAAGCTCACATATTGACTTTGCAGTCTATACTCTGTAAGAGAGCGGGTAACTCTAGCACAGAAGAAACTATATAATGTGGCATAGGGTATGACTTCAGTGGCactattccatttttatttatccagACTGTTGCTTTCAGCCCTGCATTGATGCCTCCTTGTATATCGGTTTCTAGTGTGTCACCAATCATCACACAGTCCCCAGGCTGTACTCCAAGGAGATCACAGCAGTAATAAAATATGGAAGGTgctggtttctcttctttctgctctccACCTAcaacaatagcatcaaaatagGACTGACAGGCACAAGCCTCGATCTTCTCCCTCTGGGTCTGTCTGTCTCCATTTGTTAATAACAGTAGGCGGACCTCCTTTCGAAGTTCAGTGAGCATGGCTTTGACATCTTCTGCTAGTGTCATATGCTGCAAACGTGTAGATTTCCACAGGCAATAACATTCTTCAGCCAATTTCCTATTGGCTGTACCACCCTTTGTTTCCTGAATTGCTTCTTCCCAGTGTGAAGTCCTTAGATCAGTAATGCATGTATTGGATGGATGAAAACATTCCTTGCTGAGTTTAACTTGAACTTTGTCACAGATGATTTCAGCCTCTTCTTTGTAATGGTATTTTGATTGTAAGAGCTTTATCAcctaaataaaggaaaataattccatCAACACACTTCATGTCTTTAATAGCCATGCCTTAAGAAGCTGTGATCCTATAAACCCAGAGCAGAGAGATTCTAACTCTAATCATTCTGTCTTAAGGCAGCTCTATTACCA encodes:
- the NANP gene encoding N-acylneuraminate-9-phosphatase; the encoded protein is MGLSRVRAVFFDLDNTLIDTAGASRKGMLEVIKLLQSKYHYKEEAEIICDKVQVKLSKECFHPSNTCITDLRTSHWEEAIQETKGGTANRKLAEECYCLWKSTRLQHMTLAEDVKAMLTELRKEVRLLLLTNGDRQTQREKIEACACQSYFDAIVVGGEQKEEKPAPSIFYYCCDLLGVQPGDCVMIGDTLETDIQGGINAGLKATVWINKNGIVPLKSYPMPHYIVSSVLELPALLQSIDCKVNM